A window of the Malaclemys terrapin pileata isolate rMalTer1 chromosome 6, rMalTer1.hap1, whole genome shotgun sequence genome harbors these coding sequences:
- the CER1 gene encoding cerberus gives MFLLLLHLLVISGLGATGQGGKLQRNKRRIQHLSYQDKYLLEREGPSKLLVQDPMDYEEILEEPSLFVAAPELATESRKQGEKKSSRFILPYVELDVHRDLGSRTAPKETSHSESMRRFLPSHSVNKKEAEPPYRKDAKKFWDHFMFKKNSASEEVVLPIKTNDMYQETCRTLPFSQSIVHENCEKVVVQNNLCFGKCSSFHVPGPEDRLYTFCSHCLPTKFTMKRLELNCTRSVAVVKVIMIVEDCKCEIQKIKDSDIGPLHSELHSNVYEHN, from the exons atgtttctgctgctgcttcatcTGCTCGTGATCTCAGGTCTTGGAGCAACAGGACAAGGTGGAAAGCTGCAAAGGAACAAGAGGAGAATTCAGCACCTTTCCTATCAAGATAAATATTTGCTTGAAAGAGAGGGCCCTAGCAAGTTGCTGGTGCAAGATCCCATGGACTATGAAGAAATCCTAGAAGAACCAAGTTTATTTGTagcagccccagagctggcaACAGAGAGCAGGaagcaaggagaaaaaaaatcatccagaTTTATCCTTCCATATGTAGAGCTTGATGTGCACCGAGATCTGGGAAGCAGGACTGCACCTAAAGAGACCTCCCATTCTGAAAGCATGAGACGCTTCCTACCTTCACACTCAGTCAACAAGAAGGAAGCTGAGCCCCCCTACAGGAAAGATGCTAAAAAATTCTGGGACcatttcatgtttaaaaaaaattcagcttctgAGGAGGTTGTTCTGCCAATCAAGACCAACGATATGTACCAGGAGACCTGCAGGACGCTGCCTTTTTCTCAG AGTATTGTGCATGAGAACTGTGAAAAGGTGGTGGTGCAGAACAACTTGTGCTTTGGGAAGTGTAGTTCCTTTCACGTCCCTGGCCCAGAAGATCGTCTTTACACCTTTTGTTCCCACTGCTTGCCTACCAAGTTCACCATGAAACGCTTGGAGCTGAACTGCACCAGGTCTGTCGCCGTTGTTAAGGTGATCATGATTGTGGAGGATTGCAAGTGTGAGATTCAGAAGATTAAAGATTCTGATATAGGACCCCTACATTCAGAATTGCATTCAAATGTATATGAGCACAATTAA